The Phycisphaerales bacterium genome includes a region encoding these proteins:
- a CDS encoding UvrD-helicase domain-containing protein, producing the protein MKLTEVQQRIVAHRGSHLLVAASAGAGKTEVLARRCAALLADETHPCRVEQLLVVTFTRAAAAELRSRVARMLRARAAEVASPELRRHLRRQELLLDAAEIGTIDAWCGRLVREHFSEAGVDVNFRVLAPEEALLLRRRVLGALFDEVHSGAAEWTVPVRAWLGRTATVGPEFLRDYVTTLQRSREQLLNPESWLAAQRAPTDAAMAAHLLAEVLAGECRLQREQLSELLAGAEPAARDALTPFEEALADWAERAACVATAEDLADLVAAVRAFRLQAPRGRTAAPQPAVVGMVRERWLKRRLQARWDAELVVGLMAAAEDTSALTQVVLDLEARFQAALQAEKRQQNAWEFGDVQRCALDLLGAPVGLQERVPTPWAQGLRRRYAHVLVDEYQDTSPIQVALLELISVPATESGNRFMVGDIKQSIYGFREAEPRLFAHTLARFESGVEAGCVEYLSDNFRSHAAVLEPLNHLFERLFERNLGGTSYGPRERLRAGREAGEGRNPTLDTVSRVQIHIFAEEARTEPGAVPEDESVPTEELPPEIIEREALFAAREIHRLLAAGVQVPERGASGAPLLRPLRLGDIVILLRSAAQNAGLVARTLRDQGLPCAAAGRESLFDCVEVGDLMNILRLLVNRQQDVALAAYLRSPAAGLTAADLLAVRTTAGRTIPFHAAVYQVAQSGPSGALVARLGPALQRLDEWETASRHLDVAAVLRLILRDTALLHFAQGLKGGDERVARLRALQQHAESFAASQLGGVAEFCAYLDELRADEIDLPAATAGDDDMIRILTIHGAKGLEFPVVFLLACGARFNRQGLGRGLHVDVELGLGVRFCDYARKATLTAPRHFLVQQRLAQRELEEELRLLYVAATRARELLYFVGHAKAEAWDEARAAYGTTGRPPLLARLAAGNRLDWLLMAAAAQGPAATGRKNLLPMVQTHDAVAAAPGGEVVPVTAPDPGAWTRADEDWLRATLGVLRYDSDSVYSRVPAALSVSAAKEIAQRERGGDRPQIYEPVETPLPVPGFVRAHAEPEGRTLGTACHRFLEQVDLARLTDIDALRTEQEHLVAVARLPVDLARLVPLEDLAWFAAEPIAAELRACAGTAQRELAFVYALPLEATGEFTIVRGVIDCLFETPAGLALLDYKTDRPRDTADFAARVAAYTVQLQLYAQAAAALLERPVRSAALVFLRERRMVDVPIAAPPLGRLFAPSPTG; encoded by the coding sequence ATGAAGCTGACCGAGGTTCAGCAGCGTATTGTTGCGCACCGCGGCAGTCACCTGCTGGTTGCGGCGTCGGCCGGCGCGGGCAAGACCGAGGTGCTCGCCCGGCGCTGCGCTGCGCTACTGGCGGACGAAACCCATCCTTGCCGGGTGGAGCAACTGCTGGTGGTGACATTCACGCGGGCGGCGGCCGCGGAGCTGCGCAGTCGTGTAGCCCGGATGTTGCGCGCCCGGGCGGCCGAGGTGGCGTCCCCCGAATTGCGGCGCCACCTGCGGCGGCAGGAATTGCTGCTGGATGCAGCCGAGATCGGCACGATCGATGCGTGGTGCGGCCGACTGGTGCGCGAGCATTTCAGCGAGGCGGGCGTGGACGTCAATTTCCGGGTGCTTGCACCGGAAGAAGCGCTGTTGCTGCGGCGGCGCGTGCTCGGAGCGCTGTTCGACGAAGTTCATAGCGGAGCGGCGGAGTGGACGGTTCCGGTGCGTGCGTGGCTCGGACGGACGGCCACGGTGGGACCGGAGTTCCTCCGCGACTATGTGACCACACTGCAGCGTTCTCGCGAGCAGTTGCTCAACCCGGAGTCCTGGCTCGCGGCGCAACGTGCACCGACCGATGCAGCCATGGCGGCGCATCTGCTCGCGGAGGTGCTCGCGGGCGAGTGCCGCCTGCAGCGGGAACAACTGTCCGAACTGCTGGCAGGTGCCGAGCCGGCGGCACGCGACGCCCTCACGCCGTTCGAGGAGGCGCTGGCCGACTGGGCCGAGCGCGCGGCGTGCGTTGCAACCGCCGAAGACCTCGCGGACCTGGTCGCGGCGGTGCGGGCATTCCGGCTGCAGGCGCCGCGGGGCAGGACGGCCGCACCTCAGCCGGCCGTCGTAGGGATGGTGCGCGAGCGCTGGTTGAAGAGACGGTTGCAGGCGCGGTGGGACGCGGAACTGGTTGTGGGGTTGATGGCCGCGGCGGAAGATACGAGTGCGCTGACACAGGTGGTACTCGACCTCGAGGCGCGCTTCCAGGCGGCGCTCCAGGCGGAGAAACGGCAGCAGAACGCCTGGGAGTTCGGCGACGTACAGCGCTGCGCACTGGACCTGCTCGGCGCGCCGGTCGGGCTCCAGGAGCGAGTGCCGACACCATGGGCACAGGGGTTGCGGCGGCGTTATGCCCATGTGCTGGTCGACGAGTACCAGGACACGAGCCCAATCCAGGTTGCGCTGCTGGAACTTATCAGTGTGCCGGCCACCGAGTCCGGCAATCGTTTCATGGTGGGCGACATCAAGCAGAGCATCTACGGTTTCCGCGAGGCGGAGCCGCGCCTCTTTGCGCACACGCTTGCACGGTTCGAGAGTGGTGTGGAAGCGGGTTGCGTGGAGTACCTCTCGGACAACTTTCGCAGCCACGCCGCGGTACTTGAGCCGCTCAACCACCTGTTTGAGCGGCTTTTCGAACGCAACCTCGGCGGCACGAGTTATGGTCCGCGCGAGCGGCTGCGGGCCGGCCGCGAAGCAGGGGAGGGGCGGAATCCGACACTCGATACCGTGTCGCGTGTCCAGATACACATCTTTGCGGAAGAAGCGCGGACGGAGCCGGGCGCTGTCCCAGAGGATGAGTCCGTGCCAACCGAGGAGTTGCCGCCGGAAATCATCGAACGGGAAGCACTGTTCGCAGCCCGCGAGATTCACCGCCTGCTCGCGGCCGGAGTGCAGGTGCCGGAGCGTGGTGCTTCCGGCGCGCCGTTATTGCGCCCGTTGCGGTTGGGTGATATCGTCATTCTGCTGCGTTCGGCGGCCCAGAACGCGGGCCTTGTGGCGCGCACGCTGCGAGACCAGGGTCTGCCCTGTGCCGCGGCCGGCCGCGAGTCCCTGTTCGATTGCGTGGAAGTCGGCGACCTGATGAACATCCTGCGGCTGTTGGTGAATCGCCAGCAGGATGTTGCCTTGGCCGCGTACCTGCGCAGCCCGGCCGCCGGGCTGACAGCGGCCGACCTGTTGGCGGTGCGGACCACCGCGGGTCGCACCATCCCGTTTCACGCCGCCGTGTATCAGGTCGCGCAGTCCGGCCCGAGTGGAGCGCTGGTGGCGCGCTTAGGCCCCGCGCTGCAGCGTCTCGATGAGTGGGAAACGGCGTCACGACATCTCGATGTGGCTGCTGTGTTGCGGCTGATCCTGCGCGACACAGCTCTGCTCCATTTCGCGCAAGGCCTGAAGGGTGGTGACGAGCGCGTCGCGCGCCTGCGTGCCTTGCAGCAGCACGCGGAGTCGTTCGCGGCGAGTCAACTGGGCGGGGTGGCCGAATTCTGTGCGTACCTCGACGAATTGCGCGCTGACGAGATCGATTTGCCGGCGGCAACGGCCGGCGACGACGACATGATCCGCATCTTGACGATTCACGGTGCCAAGGGCCTCGAGTTCCCGGTGGTCTTCCTGCTCGCCTGTGGGGCACGCTTTAACCGCCAGGGTCTCGGGCGCGGCTTGCATGTCGATGTGGAACTCGGACTCGGCGTGCGTTTCTGTGATTACGCCCGCAAAGCGACTCTCACCGCACCGCGGCATTTCCTCGTGCAACAGCGCCTTGCGCAACGCGAGCTCGAGGAGGAGCTGCGGTTGCTCTACGTAGCGGCGACGCGCGCCCGTGAGTTACTGTACTTCGTCGGACATGCGAAAGCCGAGGCCTGGGATGAGGCCCGTGCGGCCTACGGCACCACGGGCCGTCCGCCCCTGCTCGCACGGCTTGCGGCCGGCAATCGCCTGGATTGGCTGCTCATGGCGGCGGCGGCCCAGGGTCCTGCCGCCACCGGCCGGAAGAACCTGCTACCCATGGTGCAGACGCACGACGCGGTGGCCGCGGCACCCGGTGGCGAGGTGGTGCCGGTGACGGCGCCGGACCCCGGCGCGTGGACGCGCGCGGATGAGGACTGGCTGCGTGCTACCCTGGGCGTGCTGCGGTACGACAGCGATTCGGTGTACAGCCGTGTGCCGGCGGCCCTGTCCGTCAGTGCTGCGAAAGAGATCGCCCAGCGGGAGCGCGGGGGTGACCGCCCGCAGATCTATGAACCCGTGGAGACGCCGCTGCCGGTGCCGGGTTTTGTGCGTGCGCATGCGGAACCCGAGGGGCGGACCCTCGGCACGGCCTGCCATCGTTTCCTGGAGCAGGTGGACCTTGCCCGGCTCACCGACATCGACGCGCTGCGGACGGAGCAAGAGCACCTGGTGGCCGTGGCCCGGCTGCCGGTCGACCTGGCGCGGCTCGTGCCGCTGGAAGATCTCGCGTGGTTCGCCGCGGAGCCGATCGCAGCCGAACTGCGGGCCTGCGCGGGCACGGCACAACGCGAACTCGCGTTCGTATATGCCCTTCCACTGGAGGCCACGGGAGAGTTCACGATCGTCCGTGGGGTGATCGACTGCCTGTTCGAAACCCCCGCCGGTCTTGCCCTGCTCGATTACAAGACGGATCGGCCCCGGGATACCGCCGATTTCGCAGCGCGCGTGGCGGCCTATACGGTGCAACTCCAGCTCTACGCGCAGGCCGCAGCCGCACTGCTCGAACGCCCCGTGCGTTCCGCGGCGCTGGTGTTTCTGCGGGAACGCCGCATGGTTGACGTACCGATTGCAGCGCCGCCGCTCGGACGGCTCTTTGCGCCGTCACCGACCGGATGA